The following proteins come from a genomic window of Sinorhizobium fredii NGR234:
- a CDS encoding ABC transporter substrate-binding protein translates to MKRRTFMTGTVAAIALMGANVAFADPMADAEAIVTKYANKVTAWDGPTAGPKAGEGKTIVVLAGDLKNGGILGVTTGVEEAAAAIGWEVKVIDGAGSIGGRTAAFGQAMALKPAGIIINGFDAVEQAPALEQAKAAGIPLVAWHAGPVIGPDDKTGLFANVSTDAMEVSKAAANWAFVDAKGKPGVVIFTDSTYAIAIAKADKMKAEIEALGGKVLEYVDTPIAETSQRMPQLTTSLLQKYGDQWTHSLAINDLYFDFMGPSLAAAGKGGTDAPINVAAGDGSESAYQRIRAGQFQKVTVAEPLNLQGWQLVDELNRAFAGEKWSGYLSPLHVVTADNVEFDGGPKNTFDPDNGYRDQYKKLWGKM, encoded by the coding sequence ATGAAACGCAGGACTTTCATGACAGGCACGGTGGCGGCAATCGCGCTGATGGGCGCCAACGTCGCCTTTGCCGATCCGATGGCCGATGCCGAGGCGATCGTCACCAAATATGCCAACAAGGTGACCGCCTGGGATGGGCCGACGGCCGGTCCGAAGGCTGGAGAGGGCAAGACCATCGTCGTGCTCGCCGGTGACCTGAAGAACGGCGGCATCCTCGGCGTCACCACCGGCGTCGAAGAGGCGGCCGCGGCGATCGGCTGGGAGGTGAAGGTGATCGACGGCGCCGGCTCGATCGGCGGCCGCACGGCGGCTTTCGGCCAGGCGATGGCGCTGAAGCCGGCCGGCATCATCATCAACGGCTTCGACGCCGTCGAGCAGGCACCGGCGCTGGAACAGGCCAAGGCGGCCGGCATCCCGCTCGTCGCCTGGCATGCCGGGCCGGTGATCGGCCCGGACGACAAGACCGGGCTCTTCGCCAATGTCAGCACCGACGCGATGGAAGTGTCGAAGGCGGCGGCCAACTGGGCCTTCGTCGATGCCAAGGGCAAGCCGGGCGTGGTGATCTTCACCGACTCGACCTATGCGATCGCGATTGCCAAGGCCGACAAGATGAAGGCCGAGATCGAAGCACTCGGCGGCAAGGTGCTCGAATATGTCGACACGCCGATCGCCGAGACGTCGCAGCGCATGCCGCAGCTGACCACCTCGCTGCTGCAGAAATACGGCGACCAGTGGACCCATTCGCTGGCGATCAACGACCTCTATTTCGACTTCATGGGACCGTCGCTCGCCGCCGCCGGCAAGGGCGGCACCGATGCGCCGATCAACGTCGCGGCCGGCGACGGCTCGGAATCCGCCTATCAGCGCATCCGCGCCGGCCAGTTCCAGAAGGTGACGGTCGCCGAGCCGCTGAACCTGCAGGGCTGGCAGCTCGTCGACGAGCTGAACCGCGCCTTCGCCGGCGAAAAGTGGTCGGGTTACCTGTCGCCGCTGCATGTCGTGACGGCCGACAATGTCGAGTTCGACGGCGGCCCGAAGAACACCTTCGATCCCGATAACGGCTATCGCGATCAGTACAAGAAACTCTGGGGCAAGATGTAA
- a CDS encoding NAD(P)-dependent oxidoreductase, with the protein MTNRVALIGAGAMGGAIGTRLVETGNQLTVFDLDRAKVQELVDKGAKAAASAAEAAAASDTVILSLNSARIVHIAVFGETGVAKGAKPGTLIIDMSSIDPEATKALAREAEETGLRWVDSPLSGGAPKALVGQLTLMAGGKAEDVADAYEVLKHVASNYTHMGPAGAGQTTKLINQVLCGLNFLAVAEATQLALDAGVDAAKVPLALKGGRADSAILQEYMPRFVARDYRRTGRIDNMVKDLNGAQDLARRTNTAMPLTATCAEVHRMLTAAGLGGEDQAALMEYFRGPNKEIAE; encoded by the coding sequence CTTCGACCTCGACCGGGCCAAGGTGCAGGAGCTGGTCGACAAGGGAGCAAAGGCGGCGGCGAGTGCAGCGGAAGCGGCGGCGGCATCCGATACCGTCATCCTCAGCCTCAATTCGGCAAGGATCGTGCATATCGCCGTCTTCGGCGAGACCGGCGTTGCCAAGGGCGCCAAACCCGGAACCCTCATCATCGACATGTCGTCGATCGATCCGGAGGCCACCAAGGCGCTGGCGCGGGAAGCCGAGGAAACCGGCCTGCGCTGGGTCGACAGCCCGCTTTCAGGCGGCGCCCCGAAGGCGCTCGTCGGGCAATTGACGCTGATGGCCGGCGGCAAGGCGGAGGATGTGGCGGACGCCTATGAGGTGCTGAAGCACGTCGCCTCGAATTACACGCATATGGGTCCCGCCGGCGCCGGGCAGACGACCAAGCTGATCAACCAGGTTCTCTGCGGGCTGAATTTCCTGGCCGTCGCCGAGGCGACGCAGCTGGCGCTCGACGCCGGGGTCGACGCGGCGAAGGTCCCGCTGGCCTTGAAGGGCGGGCGGGCCGACAGCGCCATCCTGCAGGAATACATGCCGCGCTTCGTCGCCAGGGATTATCGGCGCACCGGCCGGATCGACAACATGGTCAAGGATCTGAACGGCGCGCAGGACCTCGCCCGCCGCACCAACACGGCGATGCCGCTGACCGCGACCTGTGCCGAAGTGCACCGGATGCTGACGGCCGCCGGCCTCGGCGGCGAGGACCAGGCGGCGCTGATGGAATATTTCAGGGGACCCAACAAGGAGATTGCCGAATGA
- a CDS encoding sugar ABC transporter ATP-binding protein, with protein MDQQKLLEFRAITKEFGGTRALSQVSLDLEAGEILALLGENGAGKSTLIKTLAGIYRPDGGEIRFRGEPYVNQPPKPNKRQPVAFIHQDLGLIEWMTVAENVGLAQGFSMRTRLIDWRRTEERAREALRLVGCDFDPSTRVQSLTRTEKSLVAIARALAVEADVLVLDEPTASLPADEVERLFNAIRPLKERGVAMIYVSHRLDEIFRIADRVAVLRDGRLVGQKPVAETNPDELIEMIVGRKADQLFVKAASTPGEAVVSVRQLACQGVGPVSFDVLKGELIGLVGLRGAGQELVGRALFGCQPFSGAITIGGESPDLSSPVAAMRSGVGLIARDRTEESVAMSLSLRENTFLNPQASGRGLFSVLAPSKEAALAEAIGDSVGLRPNDQSLPIEALSGGNQQKVVVGRWLATGRKLLVAEDPTAGVDVGAKADIYRLIARALEAGLAVVVVSTDFEEIAHICHRALVFSRGRIVRELKGEELTTSAVIAAASASEAA; from the coding sequence ATGGATCAACAAAAGCTCTTGGAGTTCCGCGCGATCACCAAGGAGTTCGGTGGCACCCGGGCCCTGTCGCAGGTTTCACTCGATCTCGAAGCCGGTGAAATCCTGGCACTTCTCGGTGAGAACGGCGCCGGCAAGTCGACCCTGATCAAGACGCTCGCCGGCATCTACCGGCCGGACGGCGGCGAGATCCGGTTCCGCGGCGAGCCCTATGTCAACCAGCCGCCGAAGCCGAACAAGCGCCAGCCGGTCGCCTTCATCCATCAGGATCTCGGCCTCATCGAATGGATGACGGTCGCCGAGAATGTCGGTCTGGCGCAGGGCTTCTCGATGCGGACCCGGCTGATCGACTGGCGGCGCACCGAGGAGCGGGCGCGCGAGGCCTTGCGTCTCGTCGGCTGCGATTTCGATCCCTCGACCCGCGTCCAGTCGCTGACGCGTACGGAGAAGTCGCTGGTGGCGATCGCCCGCGCCTTGGCCGTCGAGGCGGATGTGCTGGTGCTCGACGAGCCGACGGCAAGCCTGCCGGCGGACGAGGTGGAGCGGCTCTTCAACGCCATCCGGCCGCTGAAAGAGCGCGGCGTCGCGATGATCTACGTTTCGCATCGGCTCGACGAGATCTTCCGGATCGCCGACCGCGTTGCGGTGCTGCGCGACGGCCGCCTCGTCGGCCAGAAGCCGGTCGCCGAGACGAACCCGGACGAACTCATCGAAATGATTGTCGGGCGCAAGGCCGATCAGCTCTTCGTCAAGGCGGCGAGTACGCCGGGCGAAGCGGTCGTCAGCGTCAGGCAGCTCGCCTGCCAGGGCGTCGGGCCGGTTTCGTTCGATGTGCTCAAGGGCGAACTCATCGGCCTCGTCGGCCTGCGCGGCGCCGGCCAGGAATTGGTCGGCCGGGCCCTGTTCGGCTGCCAGCCGTTTTCGGGAGCGATCACGATCGGCGGCGAGTCCCCCGACCTCTCAAGTCCGGTGGCGGCGATGCGCTCCGGCGTCGGCCTGATCGCTCGCGACCGCACGGAGGAGTCGGTCGCCATGTCGCTGTCGCTGCGCGAGAACACGTTCCTCAATCCGCAGGCCTCGGGCCGTGGCCTGTTTTCGGTCCTCGCCCCCTCGAAGGAGGCGGCGCTCGCCGAGGCAATCGGCGACAGCGTCGGCTTAAGGCCGAACGACCAGAGCCTGCCGATCGAGGCGCTGTCCGGCGGCAACCAGCAGAAGGTCGTGGTCGGCCGCTGGCTGGCGACCGGCCGCAAGCTGCTCGTCGCCGAGGATCCGACCGCCGGCGTCGACGTCGGCGCCAAGGCCGACATCTACCGGCTGATCGCCCGGGCGCTCGAGGCGGGGCTCGCCGTCGTCGTCGTCTCGACCGATTTCGAGGAAATCGCCCATATCTGCCATCGCGCCCTGGTCTTTTCGCGCGGCCGCATCGTCCGCGAGCTAAAGGGCGAAGAACTGACGACCTCGGCGGTGATTGCCGCCGCCTCGGCCTCCGAAGCCGCCTGA
- a CDS encoding ABC transporter permease yields MQSIESTALEPTRGELAGLSLPQKLIRFLPVYGLVVLTLLLIVLFSLLLPQTFPTVLNVRSIISDKAIIAILSLAAMIPMASGRIDLTVGYGIVLWHILAISLQTMFGVPWPIAVLIVLLLGALTGFLNGLLVEVARIDSFIATLGTGTILYALALWHTGGRQVVGVLPEGFYSLNGTMLLGLPITGFYVLVLALALWLVLEYLPIGRYVYAIGANPKAAALNGIPVRRFVIGAFVSSGTLAALAGVLLASKLRIGQASVGLEYLLPALVGAFLGSTTIKPGRVNVWGTMIGVIILAVGISGIQQIGGSFFVEPLFNGVTLLVAIGIAGYAQRRRGTVTRKPPAAAPEPAGTK; encoded by the coding sequence ATGCAGTCGATCGAATCCACCGCGCTTGAACCAACCCGCGGCGAGCTTGCCGGCCTCAGCCTGCCGCAGAAGCTCATCCGTTTCCTGCCGGTCTACGGCCTCGTCGTCCTGACCCTGTTGCTGATCGTGCTGTTCTCGCTGCTCCTGCCGCAGACCTTCCCGACGGTCCTCAATGTCCGCTCGATCATCTCCGACAAGGCGATCATCGCCATCCTGTCACTGGCGGCCATGATCCCGATGGCCTCCGGACGCATCGACCTGACGGTCGGCTACGGCATCGTGCTGTGGCATATCCTGGCGATCAGCCTGCAGACGATGTTCGGCGTGCCCTGGCCGATCGCCGTGCTGATCGTCCTGCTGCTCGGCGCGCTCACCGGCTTCCTGAACGGCCTGCTCGTCGAGGTGGCGCGGATCGACTCCTTCATCGCCACGCTCGGCACCGGAACCATCCTCTATGCGCTGGCGCTCTGGCACACCGGCGGCCGGCAGGTGGTCGGCGTCCTTCCGGAAGGCTTCTATTCGTTGAACGGCACGATGCTGCTCGGCCTGCCGATCACCGGCTTCTATGTCCTCGTCCTGGCGCTGGCGCTGTGGCTGGTCCTCGAATATCTGCCGATCGGCCGCTATGTCTACGCGATCGGTGCCAACCCCAAGGCGGCGGCCCTGAACGGCATTCCGGTGCGCCGCTTCGTCATCGGCGCCTTCGTCTCGTCGGGGACGCTTGCCGCGCTTGCCGGCGTGCTGCTCGCCTCGAAGCTGCGGATCGGCCAGGCGAGCGTCGGTCTCGAATATCTGCTGCCCGCCCTCGTCGGCGCCTTCCTCGGCTCGACCACCATCAAGCCCGGCCGCGTCAATGTCTGGGGCACGATGATCGGCGTCATCATCCTGGCGGTCGGCATCTCCGGCATCCAGCAAATCGGCGGCTCGTTCTTCGTCGAACCGCTATTCAACGGCGTCACGCTGCTCGTCGCGATCGGCATCGCCGGCTACGCACAACGTAGGAGAGGGACGGTGACGCGCAAGCCGCCGGCTGCGGCCCCGGAGCCGGCTGGAACGAAGTGA
- a CDS encoding amino acid ABC transporter permease: protein MSYTFQFGVLAQYQDQILSGIWLTIRISLLSIILGCAAGILLASVRSVWGGAVRFLVDAYVEIIRNTPFLVQLFIVYFGLPGLGLRVGADTAALIGMTINLAAYSTEIIRAGIEAIHKSQIEAGEALGFTRFQIYRHVIIVPAIAKVYPALCSQFVLMMLASSICSAISTQELAASAAFIESQTYRSFEIYIAVTLIYLVLALALRAVLAVVGMWLFGRRVARRTMTALPEVQA, encoded by the coding sequence ATGTCCTACACGTTTCAATTCGGCGTGCTGGCCCAGTATCAGGATCAGATCCTGAGCGGCATCTGGCTGACGATCAGGATTTCGCTGTTGTCGATCATCCTCGGCTGCGCCGCCGGCATCCTGCTTGCCTCGGTCCGCTCCGTCTGGGGCGGCGCGGTCCGCTTTCTCGTCGACGCCTATGTCGAGATCATCCGCAACACGCCCTTCCTGGTTCAGCTGTTCATCGTCTATTTCGGTCTGCCGGGTCTCGGCCTTCGCGTCGGCGCCGATACGGCTGCGCTGATCGGCATGACGATCAATCTGGCCGCCTATTCGACGGAGATCATCCGCGCCGGCATCGAGGCGATCCACAAGTCGCAGATCGAGGCCGGCGAGGCGCTCGGCTTCACCCGCTTCCAGATCTATCGCCATGTCATCATCGTGCCGGCGATCGCCAAGGTCTATCCGGCGCTCTGCAGCCAGTTCGTGCTGATGATGCTCGCCTCCAGCATCTGCTCGGCGATCTCGACCCAGGAACTTGCCGCCTCGGCCGCCTTCATCGAATCGCAGACCTACCGGTCCTTCGAGATCTATATCGCCGTCACGCTGATCTATCTCGTCCTGGCGCTGGCGCTGCGGGCGGTGCTCGCCGTCGTCGGCATGTGGCTATTCGGCCGCCGGGTTGCGCGCCGGACCATGACGGCGCTTCCGGAGGTTCAGGCATGA
- a CDS encoding type II toxin-antitoxin system PemK/MazF family toxin, producing the protein MRRGDIVTVALQGDNGKPRPAVIVQADAFDRIERLFIIPLTSDIAETPYYRVNIEPGENSGLRARSQVMLDRMTNTPRSKIGSVIGHIDRETMQEIDRLLAILLGIA; encoded by the coding sequence ATGAGGCGCGGCGATATCGTGACCGTCGCGCTTCAGGGCGACAATGGCAAACCGCGTCCTGCGGTGATCGTGCAAGCCGATGCCTTCGACAGGATCGAGCGCCTTTTCATCATTCCCCTGACCAGCGATATTGCCGAGACGCCCTATTATCGAGTCAACATCGAGCCGGGCGAAAATTCCGGCTTGCGCGCAAGATCACAGGTCATGCTCGACCGCATGACGAACACTCCACGAAGCAAGATTGGCAGCGTCATCGGTCATATTGATCGCGAAACGATGCAGGAAATCGACCGCCTTCTGGCGATCCTTCTTGGCATTGCATAA
- a CDS encoding amino acid ABC transporter ATP-binding protein: MPEVVVENVHKSFGALEVLKGVSLSVGRGEVFALIGRSGSGKSTLLRCMNGLEKINSGKIEIAGHALGEDAKALRKLRTDVGIVFQSYNLFPHLTVGENIMLAPRIVKDVAKTKAREVAREVLQLVGLSEKFDSYPDQLSGGQQQRVAIARSLAMRPKVMLFDEVTSALDPELTEEVLTVMENLARDGMTMILVTHEMGFARRVATQTIFMHKGKIWEQGPSAALFANPETPELRQFVKSDVK; this comes from the coding sequence ATGCCGGAAGTAGTCGTTGAAAACGTCCACAAGAGCTTTGGCGCTCTCGAAGTCCTCAAGGGCGTGTCGCTTTCGGTCGGACGCGGCGAGGTCTTTGCACTGATCGGCCGGTCGGGCTCGGGCAAGAGCACGCTGCTGCGCTGCATGAACGGGCTCGAAAAGATCAATTCCGGCAAGATCGAGATCGCCGGCCACGCCCTGGGGGAAGATGCCAAGGCGCTTCGCAAGCTGCGCACCGACGTCGGCATCGTCTTCCAGAGCTACAATCTCTTTCCGCACCTGACGGTCGGCGAGAACATCATGCTGGCGCCGCGGATCGTCAAGGACGTGGCGAAGACCAAGGCCCGGGAGGTTGCCCGCGAAGTGCTGCAGCTCGTCGGACTGTCGGAAAAGTTCGACTCCTATCCGGACCAGCTTTCCGGCGGCCAGCAGCAGCGCGTCGCGATCGCCCGGTCGCTGGCGATGCGGCCGAAGGTCATGCTGTTCGATGAGGTGACCTCGGCGCTCGACCCGGAACTGACCGAGGAAGTGCTGACGGTGATGGAGAACCTCGCCCGCGACGGCATGACGATGATCCTGGTGACGCACGAAATGGGCTTTGCCCGCCGCGTCGCCACCCAGACGATCTTCATGCACAAGGGCAAGATCTGGGAGCAGGGGCCGTCCGCGGCGCTCTTCGCCAATCCTGAGACGCCGGAACTGCGCCAGTTCGTCAAATCCGACGTCAAGTGA
- a CDS encoding transporter substrate-binding domain-containing protein — translation MTISKFMRTMVAAVGIAAAGLASAVEAQAATLNDIISRGTVRIGVLTGAPPMGMVDEQGNPTGYDVDVANLIAGYLSLPGELVPLTPPARIPALQTGKVDFLVATLAPTGERAKTVMFTQPYSAFNMDIISGPDQKFAKLADLEGKRVAVNRGSSQETALRKAAVPGLEIVVYEDDSTSAQALIAGQVDAVALPSTVGEAIIKQRPDAGLQVGFTFFQQGNSMATRMEDFEIRQWLNTAIYLMKISGDLDKIATKWTGRPMPTLPTF, via the coding sequence ATGACGATTTCGAAATTCATGCGCACCATGGTGGCCGCCGTTGGAATTGCGGCGGCGGGTCTCGCTTCGGCCGTCGAGGCGCAGGCCGCAACGCTCAACGACATCATTTCGCGCGGCACGGTGCGCATCGGCGTGCTGACCGGCGCGCCGCCGATGGGCATGGTCGACGAGCAGGGCAACCCGACCGGCTACGACGTCGACGTGGCGAACCTGATCGCCGGCTATCTGTCGCTGCCGGGCGAGCTCGTGCCGCTGACGCCGCCGGCCCGCATTCCGGCGCTGCAGACCGGCAAGGTCGATTTTCTCGTCGCCACCCTGGCGCCGACCGGGGAGCGCGCCAAGACGGTGATGTTCACGCAGCCCTACAGCGCCTTCAACATGGACATCATCTCCGGTCCGGACCAGAAATTCGCCAAGCTCGCCGATCTCGAAGGCAAGCGTGTCGCCGTCAACCGCGGCTCGTCGCAGGAGACGGCGCTGCGCAAGGCGGCGGTTCCCGGTCTGGAAATCGTCGTCTACGAGGACGATTCCACCAGCGCCCAGGCGCTGATCGCCGGCCAGGTCGATGCGGTCGCGCTGCCCTCGACGGTCGGCGAGGCGATTATCAAGCAGCGGCCGGATGCCGGCCTGCAGGTCGGCTTCACCTTCTTCCAGCAGGGCAATTCGATGGCGACGCGGATGGAGGACTTCGAGATCCGCCAGTGGCTCAACACCGCCATCTACCTCATGAAAATTTCCGGCGATCTCGACAAGATCGCGACGAAGTGGACCGGCCGGCCGATGCCGACGCTTCCGACGTTCTGA
- a CDS encoding LacI family DNA-binding transcriptional regulator has protein sequence MSSRGKVITLQEVADRAGVSRMTVSKVLRGAGNISAETRQRVKQAADELGYLPNNLAGSLSSRKSRMVAVIIPSISDIVFSEVLSGINATLRPRGFQTFIGESGFDPETETELIRAMLSFRPAGILLNGGMARSADAESLLARRTCPAIQLWDCDRRALDFSAGPSHEEAGHLVARHFLERGRRRIAYVGAELDKDLCARRRHLALKSSLAAAGIDLLSVTAEDRPRQAVTGRFLTEQLVRTHPGIEAIHFLNDAMALGGLSYLHDAGFPVPERISVVGFNGTSLANAVRTRLTTIDLPRTEIGEKAAQALLQMIAEESVPDVWRAPLALVQGNTTRPDK, from the coding sequence GTGAGTTCGCGTGGAAAGGTGATCACCCTCCAGGAGGTGGCCGACAGGGCCGGCGTCAGCCGCATGACCGTCTCAAAAGTGCTGCGCGGCGCCGGAAACATTTCGGCGGAAACGCGCCAGCGAGTGAAGCAGGCCGCCGACGAGCTCGGCTATCTGCCGAACAATCTTGCCGGGTCGCTGAGCTCACGCAAAAGCCGGATGGTGGCGGTGATCATCCCGTCGATCAGCGACATCGTGTTTTCCGAGGTGTTGAGCGGCATCAACGCGACGCTTCGGCCGCGGGGATTTCAGACCTTCATCGGGGAATCGGGCTTCGATCCGGAGACCGAAACGGAGCTCATCCGCGCCATGCTGTCATTCCGGCCGGCCGGCATCCTGTTGAACGGCGGCATGGCGCGAAGCGCGGATGCGGAAAGTCTGCTGGCGCGGCGAACCTGCCCGGCGATCCAGCTTTGGGATTGCGACAGGCGCGCCCTGGATTTCAGCGCCGGCCCCTCGCATGAGGAAGCGGGGCACCTGGTTGCGAGGCATTTCCTCGAGCGCGGGCGGCGGCGGATCGCCTATGTGGGTGCCGAGCTCGACAAGGATCTTTGCGCCCGCCGGCGCCATCTGGCGCTGAAGTCGTCGCTCGCCGCGGCGGGTATCGACCTTCTCAGCGTAACCGCCGAAGACAGGCCACGCCAAGCCGTCACCGGACGCTTTCTGACCGAGCAACTGGTGCGGACGCATCCCGGCATCGAGGCCATCCACTTTCTCAACGACGCGATGGCGCTCGGCGGTCTCTCCTACCTGCACGATGCCGGTTTTCCCGTGCCCGAACGGATCTCCGTGGTCGGTTTCAACGGCACGTCGCTCGCCAATGCGGTCAGAACGCGGCTCACCACGATCGACCTGCCGCGAACGGAGATCGGCGAGAAAGCCGCGCAGGCGTTGTTGCAGATGATCGCGGAGGAGTCCGTGCCGGACGTCTGGCGGGCGCCGCTCGCGCTGGTGCAGGGCAATACGACCCGGCCGGATAAGTAA
- a CDS encoding amino acid ABC transporter permease, translating to MTLKTFGLDQFGFLLFSLQWTILLTVIALIGGGLLGFAVALARTSQLKPVRIAAASYIQIIQGIPVLMILFLSYYGLSLAGFELPPLIAAGASMTIYASGYLAEIWRGCIQAVPKQQWEASESLAMTRLQQYRYVILPQAMRICLPPTVGFAVQVVKNTSITSIIGFVELARAGQLINNATFQPFRVFLAVAALYFVVCYPLSQLSRLLERRLHAGSSR from the coding sequence ATGACGCTCAAGACCTTCGGCCTCGACCAGTTCGGCTTTCTGCTTTTTTCGCTGCAATGGACGATCCTCCTGACGGTGATCGCGCTGATCGGCGGCGGCCTGCTCGGCTTTGCCGTCGCGCTCGCCCGCACCTCGCAACTGAAGCCGGTCCGGATTGCCGCCGCCAGCTATATCCAGATCATCCAGGGCATCCCGGTGCTGATGATCCTGTTCCTCTCCTATTACGGCCTCAGCCTCGCCGGCTTCGAACTGCCGCCGCTCATTGCCGCCGGCGCCTCGATGACGATCTACGCGTCCGGTTATCTCGCGGAGATCTGGCGGGGCTGCATCCAGGCCGTGCCGAAGCAGCAGTGGGAAGCGTCGGAATCGCTCGCCATGACCCGGCTGCAGCAATATCGCTACGTGATCCTGCCGCAGGCAATGCGCATCTGCCTGCCGCCGACCGTCGGTTTTGCCGTCCAGGTGGTGAAGAACACCTCGATCACCTCGATCATCGGCTTTGTCGAGCTCGCCCGGGCCGGGCAGCTCATCAACAACGCGACTTTTCAGCCGTTCCGCGTCTTCCTGGCGGTGGCCGCCCTCTATTTCGTCGTCTGTTACCCATTGTCCCAGCTGTCGCGCTTGCTGGAAAGGAGGCTTCATGCCGGAAGTAGTCGTTGA
- a CDS encoding LacI family DNA-binding transcriptional regulator, with amino-acid sequence MHNYRKPPTMADVARRTGVSPMTVSRAFKRDSSVSQETREAVLSAAEELGYVFDSTASNLRSQRTDFIAVTIPSINNANFADTVRALSDRVSERGLQILLGYTNYDVAEEERLIEQLLRRKPEAIVVTGGKHTPRARKLLSNAGIPVIETWDLPEEPIGHVVGFSNALAVREMVDHFVSVGYRKIAFIGGDADRDTRGTDRRAGFIAALKDHGIDAPRLIAAGPPPISMREGANAMGQLLERFPDTEAVICVSDLSAFGALTECQRRGIAVPDRIAIGGFGDYEIGAISVPSLTTINAFASEIGAKTAELILDVLDGKLDQPGRVTIRPDLILRQTSR; translated from the coding sequence ATGCACAATTATCGCAAGCCCCCGACCATGGCCGACGTGGCGCGGCGAACCGGCGTTTCGCCGATGACCGTTTCGCGCGCCTTCAAGCGTGACAGCTCGGTCAGCCAGGAGACCCGCGAGGCGGTGCTCAGCGCTGCCGAGGAGCTCGGCTACGTCTTCGACAGCACCGCTTCCAATCTCCGCTCGCAGCGCACCGACTTCATCGCGGTGACCATACCGTCGATCAACAACGCCAACTTCGCCGATACGGTGCGGGCGCTTTCCGACCGCGTCTCGGAACGCGGCCTGCAGATCCTGCTCGGTTACACGAATTACGATGTCGCGGAAGAGGAGCGGCTGATCGAGCAGCTTCTGCGGCGCAAGCCCGAAGCGATCGTCGTGACGGGCGGCAAGCACACGCCGCGGGCCCGAAAGCTCTTGTCGAATGCCGGCATCCCGGTCATCGAAACCTGGGACCTGCCCGAGGAGCCGATCGGCCATGTCGTCGGCTTCTCGAACGCGCTCGCGGTGCGCGAGATGGTGGATCACTTCGTCAGCGTCGGCTACCGCAAGATCGCCTTCATCGGCGGCGACGCCGACCGCGATACGCGCGGTACCGATCGCCGGGCAGGCTTCATCGCCGCCCTCAAGGATCACGGAATCGATGCGCCGCGCCTGATCGCCGCCGGGCCGCCGCCGATCTCGATGCGCGAGGGGGCGAACGCCATGGGGCAGTTGCTCGAGCGCTTTCCCGATACGGAAGCGGTGATCTGCGTCTCCGACCTTTCCGCCTTCGGGGCGCTGACCGAATGCCAGCGGCGCGGCATCGCCGTGCCCGACAGGATCGCCATCGGCGGCTTCGGTGATTACGAGATCGGCGCGATCTCGGTGCCAAGCCTGACGACGATCAACGCCTTTGCCAGCGAGATCGGCGCGAAGACGGCGGAACTGATCCTCGACGTGCTCGATGGCAAGCTCGACCAGCCGGGCCGGGTGACGATCCGGCCCGACCTGATTTTGCGGCAGACCAGCCGGTAG
- a CDS encoding antitoxin MazE family protein gives MSSAIRQKRYREKMRAAGFKPVTIWVPDTSNPAFAKEAARQAEILNAKPRTDNDDFWDAVAEDAFRDIEE, from the coding sequence ATGAGCAGTGCAATCCGCCAAAAGCGCTATCGCGAAAAGATGCGCGCCGCCGGCTTCAAGCCGGTAACGATCTGGGTGCCGGACACCAGCAATCCGGCGTTCGCCAAGGAGGCCGCACGCCAGGCTGAAATCCTGAATGCAAAGCCGCGAACCGACAACGATGATTTTTGGGATGCCGTCGCCGAAGATGCGTTCAGGGATATTGAGGAATGA